One genomic segment of Brassica napus cultivar Da-Ae chromosome A3, Da-Ae, whole genome shotgun sequence includes these proteins:
- the LOC106438226 gene encoding putative casein kinase II subunit beta-4 isoform X2 has product MYKDRSGGIMGSGGSSRSDLLTGAIDRKRINEALDKHLKKTSPSTSKGKDSNPSTSTAKSHLPDQSETDSEEEGSDVSGSEGDDDTSWISWFCSLRGNEFFCEVDEDYVQDDFNLCGLSGQVPYYDYALDLILDVESSNSDMFTEEQNELVESAAEMLYGLIHVRYILTTKGMAAMLEKYKNYDFGRCPRVFCCGQPCLPVGQSDIPRSSTVKIYCPKCEDVYYPRSKYQDIDGAYFGTTFPHLFLMAYGNLKPQKPTQSYVPKIFGFKVHNKQ; this is encoded by the exons ATGTACAAAGATCGAAGCGGAGGCATAATGGGAAGTGGTGGGTCATCGAGATCGGACCTCCTCACCGGAGCTATAGATCGGAAACGGATCAACGAAGCTTTAGACAAACATCTCAAGAAAACTTCGCCTTCCACTTCTAAAGGCAAAGACTCAAACCCTTCAACCTCCACCGCTAAATCTCACCTTCCGGATCAATCTGAAACCGATAGCGAAGAAGAAGGATCCGACGTGAGTGGCTCGGAAGGTGATGACGACACGTCGTGGATCTCGTGGTTCTGCAGCTTGAGAGGGAACGAGTTTTTCTGTGAAGTGGATGAGGATTATGTGCAGGATGACTTCAATCTCTGTGGGTTGAGTGGTCAAGTTCCTTACTATGATTATGCACTTGATCTCATCTTAGATGTTGAGTCATCAAACA GTGATATGTTTACTGAAGAGCAGAATGAGCTGGTGGAATCAGCTGCTGAGATGTTGTATGGTCTTATTCATGTTCGTTACATTCTTACAACTAAAGGAATGGCTGCTATG TTGGAGAAGTACAAGAACTATGATTTTGGGAGATGTCCGAGAGTGTTCTGCTGCGGGCAGCCTTGTCTTCCGGTTGGGCAGTCTGATATACCAAGGTCGAGCACGGTGAAGATATACTGCCCTAAATGCGAGGATGTTTACTACCCGCGATCTAAATACCAAG ACATTGATGGAGCTTACTTTGGGACTACTTTCCCACATTTGTTTCTCATGGCTTATGGGAACTTGAAGCCTCAGAAACCGACTCAAAGCTACGTTCCTAAAATCTTTGGATTTAAGGTGCACAACAAGCAATGA
- the LOC106438226 gene encoding putative casein kinase II subunit beta-4 isoform X1: MYKDRSGGIMGSGGSSRSDLLTGAIDRKRINEALDKHLKKTSPSTSKGKDSNPSTSTAKSHLPDQSETDSEEEGSDVSGSEGDDDTSWISWFCSLRGNEFFCEVDEDYVQDDFNLCGLSGQVPYYDYALDLILDVESSNSDMFTEEQNELVESAAEMLYGLIHVRYILTTKGMAAMLEKYKNYDFGRCPRVFCCGQPCLPVGQSDIPRSSTVKIYCPKCEDVYYPRSKYQGNIDGAYFGTTFPHLFLMAYGNLKPQKPTQSYVPKIFGFKVHNKQ; the protein is encoded by the exons ATGTACAAAGATCGAAGCGGAGGCATAATGGGAAGTGGTGGGTCATCGAGATCGGACCTCCTCACCGGAGCTATAGATCGGAAACGGATCAACGAAGCTTTAGACAAACATCTCAAGAAAACTTCGCCTTCCACTTCTAAAGGCAAAGACTCAAACCCTTCAACCTCCACCGCTAAATCTCACCTTCCGGATCAATCTGAAACCGATAGCGAAGAAGAAGGATCCGACGTGAGTGGCTCGGAAGGTGATGACGACACGTCGTGGATCTCGTGGTTCTGCAGCTTGAGAGGGAACGAGTTTTTCTGTGAAGTGGATGAGGATTATGTGCAGGATGACTTCAATCTCTGTGGGTTGAGTGGTCAAGTTCCTTACTATGATTATGCACTTGATCTCATCTTAGATGTTGAGTCATCAAACA GTGATATGTTTACTGAAGAGCAGAATGAGCTGGTGGAATCAGCTGCTGAGATGTTGTATGGTCTTATTCATGTTCGTTACATTCTTACAACTAAAGGAATGGCTGCTATG TTGGAGAAGTACAAGAACTATGATTTTGGGAGATGTCCGAGAGTGTTCTGCTGCGGGCAGCCTTGTCTTCCGGTTGGGCAGTCTGATATACCAAGGTCGAGCACGGTGAAGATATACTGCCCTAAATGCGAGGATGTTTACTACCCGCGATCTAAATACCAAGGCA ACATTGATGGAGCTTACTTTGGGACTACTTTCCCACATTTGTTTCTCATGGCTTATGGGAACTTGAAGCCTCAGAAACCGACTCAAAGCTACGTTCCTAAAATCTTTGGATTTAAGGTGCACAACAAGCAATGA
- the LOC106443641 gene encoding cyclin-U4-1-like, protein MAELENPGVMPKLIAFLSALLERVAESNDLTRRVTTQSQSDSVFHGLSRPSITIQSYLERIYKYANCSSSCFVVAYVYLDRFTHRQPSLPINSFNVHRLLITSVMTAAKFLDDLYYNNAYYAKVGGISTKEMNLLELDFLFGLGFDLNVTPNTFHAYFSYLQKEMTLLQPLSLVVVPPRSVITFNDEEASHQKQQQQLAV, encoded by the exons ATGGCCGAGCTTGAGAATCCAGGAGTAATGCCGAAGCTAATAGCCTTCTTATCGGCGTTGCTAGAACGAGTTGCGGAGTCAAACGATCTGACAAGGCGAGTCACGACTCAGTCACAGAGCGATTCCGTGTTCCATGGGCTGAGTCGACCTTCCATAACGATTCAGAGCTATCTCGAGAGGATTTACAAATACGCGAATTGTAGTTCTTCTTGCTTCGTTGTGGCTTATGTTTATCTCGACCGTTTCACTCACAGACAACCTTCGCTTCCGATCAATTCCTTCAATGTCCATCGTCTCCTCATTACCAGTGTCATGACCGCTGCTAAATTCCTCGATGATCT GTACTACAACAATGCGTATTACGCGAAAGTGGGAGGGATAAGCACGAAAGAGATGAATCTTCTGGAGCTAGATTTCTTATTCGGGTTAGGTTTTGATTTAAACGTGACGCCAAACACATTCCACGCTTACTTCTCTTATCTTCAAAAGGAAATGACtcttcttcaacctctctccctcGTTGTTGTCCCGCCAAGATCTGTCATTACCTTCAACGACGAGGAAGCTTCTCatcagaaacaacaacaacaacttgcTGTTTGA
- the LOC106438228 gene encoding protein FIP2-like, with translation MSDPDSPLEQDPLPVRNQSPPPQPDDSVTDLKIASTPAAVATKNSRRLPPPCWSLEETIALIDGYRDKWHALNRGNLKANHWEEVAEAVAGNCPGVTPKKTAVQCRHKMEKLRKRYRTEIQRARSVPVARFVSSWVHYKRMEAMEDRPESKPGGGDEERDELYGGGGSVGRSTPRFFNRNGTAGGSSSSGGIRIRIPTGVSIAQPGPRFPGKIDPKYTASASSRLGRGVGGGTSYGARGVRIQEGGGGGEERVGKRGREMMMMMTTEEEEEEEESDDPMVEIASAIKLLGDTLLRTEEKKMEMTREIEAMRMEMEMKRTKMILESQQRIIEAFAKSMSENLEEKKKKARRVSSLPP, from the coding sequence ATGTCTGATCCAGATTCTCCGTTGGAACAAGATCCGTTACCGGTGCGTAACCAATCGCCTCCGCCGCAACCAGACGATTCCGTTACCGATCTGAAGATCGCCTCCACCCCCGCCGCGGTGGCGACCAAGAACTCTAGGCGCTTGCCTCCGCCGTGCTGGTCTCTGGAGGAGACGATCGCGCTCATCGACGGCTACCGCGACAAATGGCACGCGCTCAACCGCGGAAACCTCAAGGCGAATCACTGGGAGGAAGTCGCGGAAGCGGTGGCCGGTAACTGCCCCGGCGTGACGCCGAAGAAAACCGCCGTTCAGTGCCGGCACAAGATGGAGAAGCTGAGGAAAAGGTACCGCACGGAGATCCAGCGAGCGAGATCTGTGCCGGTGGCGAGGTTTGTATCGTCTTGGGTCCATTATAAGCGAATGGAAGCCATGGAGGATCGCCCGGAGAGCAAGCCCGGCGGCGGAGACGAGGAAAGAGACGAGCTTTACGGCGGAGGAGGTTCTGTCGGGAGGTCAACGCCGAGGTTCTTCAACAGGAATGGTACCGCCGGAGGGAGTAGCAGCAGCGGTGGGATCAGAATTCGGATTCCGACGGGAGTGAGTATAGCTCAGCCGGGGCCGAGGTTTCCCGGTAAGATCGATCCGAAATACACGGCGAGTGCAAGTTCAAGACTTGGTCGTGGTGTCGGAGGAGGAACCAGTTATGGAGCTAGGGGTGTGAGAATtcaagaaggaggaggaggaggagaagagagagttGGGAAACGAGGGagggagatgatgatgatgatgacgacggaggaggaggaggaggaagaggagtcTGATGATCCAATGGTGGAGATAGCGAGTGCGATCAAGCTACTCGGAGATACGTTGTTGAGAacggaggagaagaagatggagatgacgAGAGAGATAGAAGCGATGAGGATGGAAATGGAGATGAAGAGGACGAAGATGATATTGGAATCTCAACAACGAATCATTGAGGCGTTTGCTAAAAGCATGTCTGAAAAtttggaggagaagaagaagaaagcaagaAGAGTATCTTCCTTACCCCCATGA